One segment of Dehalococcoidia bacterium DNA contains the following:
- a CDS encoding IS1182 family transposase, with the protein MPLRDMPRDQAWLLPPSLDELLPLDHPARFVAEFVDALGREDWRELGVDIEGDPLGAPAYHPKALLSVWLFGFVTGIRSSRKLEAACRDHIPYLWLTGWQHPDHNTLWRFYKDHRQAMRGLLKRTVRTAVAIELVDLAVQAVDGTKVPANASSCRSYDAKGLAKLLERLDRAIAELENQNEGETDRAPVHLPEELADKRKLREQVRQAMEQLEDRKGPKSINLTDRDARFMKMKQGFCPAYNAQAMVSPVKTGQETSGMLITAVELVDEPADYARLTPMMQRAEEMTGVKSPLTLADGGYHSAAALQECADRGQQVAMPESPRGMALDHPYHKDRFTYDADSDVYRCPQGQVLSLVRGRFSRKTNKRMYQAPKDTCQACPVAGACLTRGSPRRSLAISPYDAALRQHRAWMATEEAQSAFKKRKQLVEPVFGIIKEQQGVRRFLLRGVGNVTAEWTLLATAFNLRTLWRVWRARKPDYRSLEGKTVPTG; encoded by the coding sequence GTGCCGCTTCGAGACATGCCCCGTGATCAAGCCTGGCTGTTGCCGCCGTCCCTTGATGAGTTATTGCCACTTGACCATCCAGCCCGTTTCGTGGCCGAGTTCGTCGACGCCCTGGGCCGCGAGGACTGGAGGGAACTCGGTGTGGATATAGAGGGCGACCCGCTGGGAGCACCGGCCTATCATCCCAAGGCACTGCTGAGCGTCTGGTTGTTTGGCTTCGTGACTGGAATACGCTCCAGCCGCAAGCTGGAGGCGGCCTGCCGGGACCATATACCCTACTTGTGGTTGACTGGCTGGCAGCACCCGGACCACAACACGCTGTGGCGGTTCTACAAGGATCATCGCCAGGCAATGAGAGGACTACTCAAGCGAACGGTGCGAACGGCAGTGGCAATTGAGTTGGTGGACCTGGCGGTACAGGCGGTGGACGGAACCAAGGTACCAGCCAACGCATCGTCTTGCCGCAGTTACGATGCCAAGGGACTGGCCAAGCTGTTGGAGCGGTTGGACCGGGCCATAGCCGAACTGGAGAACCAGAACGAAGGGGAAACCGACCGGGCACCGGTGCATCTCCCGGAGGAATTGGCCGACAAGAGGAAATTGCGCGAGCAGGTGCGCCAGGCCATGGAGCAACTGGAGGACCGAAAAGGACCGAAAAGCATTAACCTGACGGACCGGGACGCCCGGTTCATGAAAATGAAGCAGGGCTTCTGTCCTGCTTACAATGCCCAAGCCATGGTTTCACCAGTAAAGACCGGCCAGGAAACCTCCGGCATGCTGATCACGGCCGTTGAACTGGTGGACGAACCGGCGGATTATGCCAGGCTGACCCCGATGATGCAGAGGGCGGAAGAGATGACAGGGGTCAAGTCGCCATTGACCCTGGCCGATGGCGGCTATCACTCGGCAGCGGCGCTACAGGAATGCGCCGACCGCGGCCAGCAGGTGGCGATGCCGGAGTCGCCCAGAGGAATGGCGCTGGATCATCCCTACCACAAGGACCGGTTCACCTACGATGCCGACAGCGACGTATACAGGTGTCCCCAGGGCCAGGTGCTGAGCCTGGTACGCGGCAGGTTCTCCAGGAAAACGAACAAGAGAATGTACCAAGCCCCCAAGGACACTTGCCAGGCGTGTCCAGTTGCCGGAGCCTGCCTCACCCGTGGTTCGCCCAGACGGAGCTTGGCAATAAGTCCCTATGACGCTGCCCTGCGCCAACATCGCGCCTGGATGGCCACAGAAGAAGCTCAGTCTGCGTTCAAAAAGAGAAAGCAACTGGTGGAACCCGTATTCGGAATCATAAAAGAGCAGCAGGGAGTACGTAGGTTCCTTCTGCGAGGCGTCGGCAACGTCACTGCCGAATGGACCCTGTTGGCCACTGCCTTCAACCTGCGGACTCTGTGGCGTGTATGGCGTGCCCGGAAGCCGGATTACAGGTCCCTCGAGGGGAAAACCGTGCCAACGGGATAG